A single genomic interval of Spirosoma taeanense harbors:
- a CDS encoding DEAD/DEAH box helicase: protein MQFSDLSLIDPILKALAEEGYTNPTPIQQQAIPILLSRRDLLGCAQTGTGKTAAFAIPILQLLNEDRSKQPTAPRRIKTLVLTPTRELAIQIAESFGAYGRHLNLRHTVIFGGVSQHTQVNTLKAGVDTLIATPGRLLDLMNQGFISLRDVQFFVLDEADRMLDMGFIHDVKKVIAKLPERRQSLFFSATMPPDVAKLADTILYKPAKVEVTPVSSTADTIQQAMYFVSKEDKRKLLVHVLNDNRIKSALVFARTKHGADKVAKDLLKAGIQAEAIHGNKSQNARQRALSNFKSRETRVLVATDIAARGIDVDELSHVINYELPNIPETYVHRIGRTGRAGHDGIALSFCDAEETAYLKDIHKLIGKNVPVVNEHPYVLDIATAAVTPAAPAQRQGQARNGNRTSGGGQGRPDRSGSSSFRREGNTSAGSGHSNRRFGNAPARNKSGDN, encoded by the coding sequence ATGCAATTTTCCGATTTATCATTAATTGACCCTATCCTGAAGGCCCTCGCCGAAGAAGGATACACCAACCCAACCCCCATTCAGCAACAAGCCATACCGATTCTGTTAAGCCGCCGGGATTTACTGGGCTGCGCCCAGACCGGTACCGGTAAAACGGCCGCCTTTGCAATTCCAATTCTGCAGCTGCTGAACGAAGATCGCAGTAAACAGCCCACGGCACCCCGTCGGATTAAGACGCTGGTTCTGACGCCAACGCGTGAATTAGCCATTCAGATTGCCGAAAGCTTTGGGGCTTACGGTCGCCACCTGAACCTGCGCCACACGGTTATTTTCGGGGGTGTTTCCCAGCATACCCAGGTCAACACGCTCAAAGCGGGTGTCGATACGCTCATTGCCACTCCAGGACGACTACTCGATCTGATGAATCAGGGGTTTATTTCCCTGCGCGATGTTCAGTTTTTTGTGCTGGACGAGGCCGACCGCATGCTCGACATGGGCTTTATTCACGACGTAAAGAAAGTTATCGCTAAACTACCGGAGCGTCGGCAGTCGCTGTTTTTTTCGGCAACAATGCCGCCCGACGTGGCCAAACTCGCCGATACGATCCTGTATAAACCGGCCAAAGTTGAAGTTACGCCCGTATCATCAACGGCGGACACCATTCAGCAGGCCATGTATTTTGTGAGCAAGGAAGACAAGCGCAAGCTGCTGGTTCACGTCTTGAATGACAATCGAATCAAGTCGGCTCTGGTCTTTGCCCGCACCAAACACGGCGCTGACAAAGTAGCTAAAGATTTACTGAAAGCCGGTATTCAGGCCGAGGCTATTCACGGTAACAAATCACAGAATGCCCGCCAGCGCGCCCTGTCGAATTTTAAGAGCCGCGAAACACGGGTACTGGTGGCAACTGATATTGCCGCACGCGGTATTGACGTCGATGAGCTGTCGCACGTAATTAATTACGAACTGCCGAACATTCCCGAAACCTACGTTCACCGCATTGGGCGGACGGGCCGGGCGGGTCACGACGGCATTGCGCTCTCATTCTGCGATGCCGAAGAAACGGCGTATCTGAAGGATATTCATAAACTTATTGGCAAGAACGTTCCGGTCGTGAACGAGCACCCTTACGTGCTCGACATTGCGACGGCGGCCGTTACGCCCGCAGCCCCCGCTCAACGGCAGGGTCAGGCTCGGAACGGTAACCGCACCAGTGGCGGTGGTCAGGGACGCCCGGATAGGTCGGGTAGTAGCTCCTTCCGGCGCGAAGGGAACACCAGTGCTGGTAGCGGCCATTCGAATCGGCGCTTTGGAAACGCACCTGCCCGCAATAAGTCAGGCGATAATTAA
- a CDS encoding BamA/TamA family outer membrane protein: protein MQSFSPLWAQSDSLTIPHQLLSSTPVRTRNTLILPIIARSIETDWSLGLAGSFTFRFDRADTVTRTSNNQALVLYSLRRQFIAAVNGTTYLPGERYILNHQLSFSYFPDKFWGLGKDSPEQNEEAYTFRQYYLYLHLQRRLQDRFFAGLIYEFQRVLDVDYQPGGLLDQLDVPGRDPYQVSGTGLSLTYDSRNNAFAPDRGGFLQIYVSHFTPLVGSDFRYTNYVVDFRRFIRVYRQQILAIQAYGFFNSGEVPLRSLASLGGSNSMRGFYDGRYRSKNQVVAQVEYRVPLFWRIGAVGFMGVGNVGNYVRELNLRQLKYSYGGGIRVALNRRERINLRIDYGWGRGQGTSNGLYFQLGEAF, encoded by the coding sequence GTGCAGTCGTTTTCCCCTCTATGGGCTCAGTCGGATAGTTTGACTATACCTCATCAACTGCTGTCTTCCACGCCCGTCCGGACGCGAAATACTCTTATTTTACCAATTATAGCCCGTTCCATCGAAACCGACTGGTCGCTGGGGCTGGCGGGTTCCTTTACGTTCCGGTTCGATCGGGCCGATACCGTAACGCGTACGTCCAATAACCAGGCTTTGGTCCTGTACTCCCTGCGCCGACAGTTCATCGCGGCCGTCAACGGAACAACTTATCTGCCCGGCGAACGATATATCCTAAACCATCAACTGTCCTTTAGCTACTTTCCCGACAAGTTCTGGGGGCTGGGTAAGGATAGTCCCGAACAGAATGAGGAAGCCTATACGTTCCGGCAGTATTATTTGTATCTGCACCTGCAGCGCAGGCTTCAGGATCGTTTCTTCGCCGGACTAATCTATGAATTTCAGCGGGTGCTGGATGTTGATTACCAGCCGGGTGGTTTGCTCGATCAGCTGGATGTGCCGGGGCGGGACCCGTATCAGGTATCGGGAACGGGGCTTAGCCTGACTTACGACTCGCGTAACAATGCCTTTGCACCGGACCGGGGCGGCTTTCTGCAGATTTACGTTTCGCACTTTACGCCTTTGGTTGGTTCCGACTTTCGTTACACCAACTACGTTGTTGATTTTCGGCGGTTTATCCGGGTCTATCGGCAACAGATTCTGGCTATACAGGCGTATGGGTTCTTTAACTCGGGAGAGGTCCCACTGCGAAGTCTGGCCAGTCTGGGCGGCTCCAACAGCATGCGCGGATTTTATGACGGACGCTACCGGAGCAAAAATCAGGTCGTCGCGCAGGTAGAATACCGCGTGCCGCTGTTCTGGCGAATTGGGGCCGTCGGGTTTATGGGGGTAGGAAACGTAGGCAATTACGTCCGGGAGCTGAATCTGAGGCAGCTAAAATACTCGTATGGCGGTGGCATTCGGGTAGCGCTTAATCGCCGGGAGCGCATCAATCTGCGGATTGATTACGGCTGGGGGCGTGGTCAGGGCACTTCAAACGGCCTGTATTTTCAGCTGGGTGAAGCGTTCTGA
- a CDS encoding bifunctional aldolase/short-chain dehydrogenase, with translation MVSAIKEYRHVSYLWDEAKAASLASSNPAEREVELLIYRSNLLGADLRLTNYGGGNTSCKTTAKDPLTGQDTEVMWIKGSGGDIGTLTRSGLAALYMNRLRSLKQIYRGLEFEDEMVELFNYSIFDLASKAPSIDTPLHGFLPYKHIDHLHPDAAIAIAASKDGKRITEELFNGTVGWVDWQRPGFDLGLKLEQCVTENPNLRGIMLGSHGLFTWGETAYESYVNTLDVIEICAQYLEDNFGKKRPVFGGARLQSIDQDSRYQQVARLAPTLRGLCSSQNRMIGHFTDDERVLEFINSNDLDRLAPMGTSCPDHFLRTKISPMVLTLPPDEDLSDTVAIREKLMPAFDEYRAMYQAYYETCKHPNSPAIRDPNPVVILYPGVGMFTFAKDKQTARVAAEFYTNAINVMKGAEAISEYTSLPRQEAFDIEYWLLEEAKLQRMPKPKPLSGKIALVTGSAGGIGKAIAKKFANEGAVVVINDNDADRLASANDEFRKQYGKDTHTTAQLDVTSADAIQKAYQVAAVAFGGVDIVVNCAGLSISKPLEDHTEKDWDLLYDVLVKGQFLVTQQGVAIMRQQALGGDVINIVSKNALVSGPNNAGYGSAKAAQLHLSRLNAAELGKDHIRVNVVNPDAVISDSKIWAGAWAEGRAKAYGVAVEELPAYYAKRTLLNEIILPEDIANACLALVNGLLSKSTGNVLNVDGGVAMAFVR, from the coding sequence ATGGTATCAGCCATTAAAGAATACCGGCACGTCAGCTACCTTTGGGACGAAGCCAAGGCAGCCTCACTAGCTAGCAGCAATCCCGCCGAACGGGAAGTCGAGCTGCTGATCTACCGCTCCAACCTGCTCGGAGCCGATCTGCGGCTAACAAATTACGGTGGCGGTAACACCTCCTGTAAAACCACCGCTAAAGACCCCCTTACCGGTCAGGATACCGAGGTCATGTGGATCAAAGGGTCCGGGGGCGACATCGGTACGCTGACGCGCAGTGGCCTGGCCGCCCTGTATATGAACCGGCTGCGTAGCCTGAAGCAGATTTATCGGGGGCTGGAGTTTGAAGACGAGATGGTGGAGCTGTTCAACTATTCAATCTTCGATCTTGCTTCGAAAGCGCCTTCCATCGATACGCCCCTGCACGGTTTTCTGCCGTATAAGCATATCGACCACCTCCACCCCGACGCGGCCATTGCCATTGCGGCTTCGAAAGACGGCAAGCGCATCACCGAAGAGCTGTTTAACGGAACCGTTGGCTGGGTCGACTGGCAGCGGCCCGGCTTCGATCTGGGGCTGAAACTGGAACAGTGCGTTACCGAGAACCCAAACCTGCGCGGGATCATGCTCGGCTCACACGGCCTGTTTACCTGGGGCGAAACAGCTTACGAAAGTTACGTAAACACGCTGGACGTCATTGAAATTTGCGCGCAGTATCTGGAAGATAACTTCGGCAAAAAGCGGCCCGTCTTTGGGGGTGCCCGGCTGCAAAGCATTGATCAGGATTCCCGTTACCAGCAGGTGGCCCGGCTGGCCCCTACCCTGCGCGGACTCTGTTCGAGCCAGAACCGCATGATTGGCCACTTTACCGACGACGAGCGGGTGCTGGAGTTCATTAACTCGAATGACCTCGACCGGCTGGCACCGATGGGAACGAGCTGCCCCGACCACTTTCTGCGCACCAAAATCAGTCCCATGGTTCTGACCCTGCCCCCGGATGAAGACCTGAGCGATACGGTTGCCATCAGAGAAAAGCTCATGCCTGCTTTCGACGAATACCGGGCCATGTATCAGGCTTACTATGAAACCTGCAAGCATCCCAACTCGCCCGCCATACGTGACCCGAACCCGGTGGTGATTCTCTATCCGGGGGTGGGTATGTTCACCTTCGCCAAGGACAAGCAGACCGCCCGCGTAGCCGCTGAGTTCTACACCAACGCCATCAACGTCATGAAAGGCGCCGAGGCTATCTCGGAATATACGTCGCTGCCGCGCCAGGAAGCGTTTGACATTGAATACTGGCTGCTGGAAGAAGCCAAGCTCCAGCGCATGCCCAAGCCCAAACCCCTCTCGGGCAAGATTGCTCTGGTCACCGGCAGCGCCGGGGGCATCGGCAAGGCCATCGCCAAAAAATTTGCCAACGAAGGGGCCGTTGTCGTCATCAATGACAACGACGCCGACCGGCTGGCTTCAGCGAACGACGAGTTTCGGAAGCAATACGGTAAAGACACACATACGACGGCCCAACTGGACGTAACCAGCGCCGATGCGATTCAGAAAGCCTACCAGGTGGCTGCGGTGGCCTTTGGCGGAGTCGACATCGTCGTCAACTGCGCCGGGCTGTCCATCTCCAAACCCCTGGAAGACCATACCGAGAAAGACTGGGACCTGCTCTATGACGTGCTGGTCAAAGGCCAGTTCCTGGTTACCCAGCAGGGCGTTGCCATCATGCGCCAACAGGCTCTGGGGGGCGACGTGATCAACATTGTCAGCAAGAACGCTCTGGTGTCAGGCCCCAACAACGCCGGCTACGGCTCGGCCAAAGCCGCTCAGCTGCACCTGAGCCGGCTGAATGCCGCCGAGCTGGGCAAGGACCACATCCGGGTCAACGTAGTCAACCCCGATGCGGTCATCTCCGACTCGAAGATCTGGGCCGGAGCCTGGGCTGAGGGGCGGGCCAAAGCCTACGGCGTAGCGGTCGAGGAGCTGCCGGCCTATTACGCTAAGCGGACGCTGCTGAACGAGATCATCCTGCCCGAGGACATTGCCAACGCGTGTCTGGCGCTGGTGAACGGTCTGTTGAGCAAGTCGACGGGCAACGTGCTCAACGTGGATGGGGGCGTAGCCATGGCCTTTGTTCGCTAG
- a CDS encoding GntR family transcriptional regulator, producing the protein MLYNIKINDYSNTPKYQQIFNSIVEGIENRDILPGAKLPSIHEVCAEFDVAKGTVERAYELLKEKEIIGAVKGKGFYINYTRTGKNLKIFLLFNKLSAHKKIIYDSFVEVLGPGVAIDFFIYNNDFRLFRDLIQRQTRNHTHYVIIGHFFEGGEKADELINSLPKHKLVILDKLLEGVSGKYAAVFQNFEKDMYQALTEALPLLRKYTTLSILFPSYTYHPKGILNGFYKFCFEYNFTARVIQDIQQEVIQPYQVYINLMEEDLVELIKKIKQTTYIVGQEVGVLSYNETPLKEFLLEGITVMSTDFAQMGRTAAQLVLSESVEHVENPFRLIVRKSL; encoded by the coding sequence ATGCTGTATAACATCAAGATCAACGACTACTCCAATACGCCCAAGTACCAGCAGATCTTTAACTCAATCGTAGAGGGTATCGAAAATCGGGATATTCTGCCGGGTGCCAAGTTGCCGTCCATTCACGAGGTGTGTGCAGAATTCGACGTGGCGAAGGGAACCGTAGAGCGGGCTTATGAGCTTCTGAAGGAGAAAGAAATTATCGGCGCCGTAAAGGGAAAAGGCTTTTATATCAACTACACCCGAACCGGTAAGAACCTGAAAATATTTCTGCTGTTCAACAAGTTAAGCGCGCACAAAAAGATTATTTACGATTCCTTCGTCGAGGTGCTGGGACCGGGCGTGGCCATTGATTTTTTTATTTATAACAATGACTTTCGGCTATTCCGCGATTTGATTCAACGGCAGACCCGTAACCACACGCACTACGTTATTATCGGTCATTTCTTCGAAGGGGGTGAGAAAGCCGATGAACTGATCAATAGCTTACCCAAGCATAAACTGGTGATTCTGGATAAATTGCTGGAAGGCGTTTCGGGCAAATACGCGGCCGTGTTTCAGAACTTCGAGAAGGATATGTATCAGGCGCTGACGGAGGCCTTGCCGCTGCTCCGGAAATACACCACGCTCAGTATCCTGTTTCCGTCCTATACCTACCACCCCAAGGGTATTCTGAACGGCTTCTATAAATTCTGTTTCGAGTATAATTTCACGGCCCGGGTGATTCAGGATATTCAGCAGGAGGTGATTCAGCCGTACCAGGTGTATATCAATCTGATGGAAGAAGACCTGGTCGAACTGATAAAAAAAATAAAGCAGACAACCTATATCGTCGGCCAGGAAGTGGGCGTCTTGTCCTATAATGAAACGCCCCTGAAAGAGTTTCTGCTGGAAGGGATTACGGTGATGTCCACCGACTTTGCGCAGATGGGCCGGACGGCGGCTCAACTGGTCCTCAGCGAAAGCGTCGAACACGTCGAAAATCCTTTTCGACTTATTGTCCGCAAATCCCTTTGA
- a CDS encoding phosphatase PAP2-related protein has product MSILTPDPTGDLAWRAAWRHPAFRTKFILGLLGILGLLLTFPFFFQTIERHTGPVLNDWVLNQLPPTDVSLAIFLIIWATALLLLIRARRSPAVFMMFVYSYIIVSLSRMLSINLVPLDPPVGLIPLIDPISNAFYGKTYITKDLFYSGHTSTIFLMFLCFRQWWDRLLALIGSLIVGSLLLVQHVHYTVDVLGAFVFTYPLYWLGKRLALSGWNDAERNIDP; this is encoded by the coding sequence ATGTCGATTCTTACTCCTGATCCAACCGGCGATCTGGCCTGGCGGGCGGCCTGGCGTCACCCGGCTTTCCGCACTAAATTCATCCTTGGCCTGCTGGGTATCCTTGGATTACTGCTGACCTTCCCCTTTTTCTTTCAGACGATCGAGCGGCATACTGGCCCCGTGCTAAATGATTGGGTCCTGAATCAACTCCCGCCGACCGATGTTTCTCTGGCTATTTTTCTGATTATCTGGGCGACGGCGCTGCTGCTGCTTATTCGGGCCCGGCGCAGCCCGGCTGTCTTCATGATGTTTGTCTATAGCTATATCATCGTCAGTCTGTCGCGGATGCTGAGTATCAATCTGGTACCACTCGACCCGCCCGTTGGCCTGATTCCGCTCATTGACCCTATCAGCAATGCCTTTTACGGCAAGACGTATATCACGAAGGATTTATTCTACTCAGGCCATACGTCCACCATCTTTCTGATGTTTCTGTGCTTTCGGCAGTGGTGGGACCGGCTGCTGGCGTTGATTGGATCGCTGATTGTGGGGAGCCTGCTGCTTGTTCAGCACGTTCACTATACGGTCGATGTACTGGGCGCATTCGTTTTCACCTACCCGCTCTACTGGCTTGGCAAGCGGCTGGCCCTAAGCGGCTGGAACGACGCCGAACGGAATATTGATCCGTAG
- a CDS encoding SDR family NAD(P)-dependent oxidoreductase gives MACALITGASKGIGLAIADELARRKFDLLLVARSESLLQQAAQRLATTYGVKTSFLAVDLAQPDAARRVFDWCNQNEYAIQMLVNNAGYGLSGPFENHSIDQHTDMMRVNMTALVQLCHLFLPQLRQQSKAYILNIGSSAAYQAVPGLSLYAATKAFVLSFSRGLRQDLKRSSVSVTCVCPGSTDTDFGARAQIGEKARKAAERVNMTPAEVARQAVEATLTGRAEVVTGVLNKVGKLMAWLMPKGIVETAAGSIYE, from the coding sequence ATGGCTTGTGCCCTCATTACGGGAGCCAGCAAGGGCATTGGCCTCGCCATTGCCGATGAGCTGGCCCGCCGAAAGTTCGACCTGCTGCTGGTAGCCCGGTCGGAGTCGTTATTACAGCAGGCCGCCCAGCGACTGGCAACCACCTACGGGGTTAAAACCAGTTTCCTGGCCGTTGATCTCGCCCAGCCCGACGCGGCCCGGCGCGTTTTCGACTGGTGTAACCAGAATGAATACGCCATTCAGATGCTGGTCAATAACGCTGGCTACGGGCTGAGTGGGCCGTTCGAAAATCACTCAATCGATCAGCATACCGACATGATGCGTGTCAACATGACGGCGCTTGTGCAGTTATGTCATCTGTTCCTGCCCCAGCTTCGGCAGCAGTCCAAAGCCTATATCCTGAATATTGGCAGTTCAGCTGCCTATCAGGCCGTGCCGGGGCTGAGCCTGTACGCAGCCACGAAAGCGTTTGTGCTTAGTTTCAGCCGGGGATTACGGCAGGATTTAAAACGTTCGTCTGTATCAGTCACCTGCGTCTGTCCCGGTTCGACGGATACTGACTTTGGCGCTCGGGCGCAGATTGGTGAGAAAGCCCGGAAAGCCGCCGAACGCGTTAACATGACCCCGGCCGAAGTAGCCCGGCAGGCCGTCGAAGCGACGCTGACGGGCAGGGCTGAAGTCGTAACGGGCGTGCTGAATAAAGTGGGTAAGCTGATGGCCTGGCTAATGCCGAAAGGCATTGTCGAGACGGCCGCAGGAAGCATCTACGAGTAG
- a CDS encoding phytanoyl-CoA dioxygenase family protein — MSKLDLPPFTLGETITPEQRQFFNKHGVIVFRNFIHPETVKLFISEVERIEKEWLAEGRDKVNGVPLKFGQDEAGNPMIQRMCFLSQHSTALHEFLQDPRLQAAVDLLQPYEGRIAEIEKDGLILNHYVRTPNSKFSQMGWHTDSPRDIFLGQRIMPMLNVGIHLNPTPYENGGLRVIPGTHKQGLFKMLFRKKYFVDNDPDKHEVGFDINAGDLSVHDGRLWHRAQQSPYMGEASRRRVMYVPVVTGKYMPKHENSKTPFYHRFISKVNI; from the coding sequence ATGAGCAAATTAGACTTGCCGCCCTTTACGTTGGGCGAAACGATTACCCCCGAACAGCGTCAGTTTTTTAATAAACATGGCGTCATTGTTTTCCGTAATTTCATCCATCCTGAAACTGTTAAGCTATTCATTAGTGAGGTCGAGCGCATTGAAAAAGAATGGCTGGCCGAAGGACGTGACAAAGTCAACGGTGTGCCGCTTAAATTCGGTCAGGATGAAGCCGGTAACCCCATGATTCAGCGGATGTGCTTCCTCTCCCAGCATAGCACCGCGCTCCATGAGTTTCTGCAGGACCCGCGCCTGCAGGCTGCTGTTGACCTTCTCCAACCCTACGAAGGCCGTATTGCTGAAATTGAAAAAGACGGGCTTATTCTTAACCACTACGTTCGGACTCCCAACAGTAAATTTTCGCAGATGGGCTGGCATACCGACAGCCCCCGCGACATCTTCCTCGGCCAGCGGATCATGCCCATGCTCAACGTGGGTATCCACCTCAACCCAACGCCTTACGAAAACGGCGGCCTGCGCGTGATTCCCGGTACGCACAAGCAGGGTCTTTTCAAGATGCTGTTCCGCAAGAAGTATTTTGTGGATAACGATCCCGACAAACACGAGGTTGGCTTCGACATCAATGCGGGCGACCTGTCGGTTCATGACGGACGGCTCTGGCACCGGGCGCAGCAATCCCCGTACATGGGCGAAGCAAGCCGCCGTCGGGTCATGTATGTGCCGGTCGTAACGGGTAAATACATGCCTAAGCACGAGAACAGCAAAACGCCGTTCTACCACCGGTTTATCTCGAAAGTCAATATCTAA
- a CDS encoding SusC/RagA family TonB-linked outer membrane protein has protein sequence MLQASSAPADGQLIAMHSPKTALPFSQPTDVTVSGKVLDEKGGGLPGVSVLVKGTTQGTTTDATGSFRLSVPSSRSTLVFSFVGYASREVVVGDQTTMSITLTPDDQTLNEVVVVGYGSQLKKEVTGAVQTVSAQEIKDLPVSQIGQKLQGRLAGVQINQTTGKPGQGISIRIRGQVSVTAGSDPLYVIDGFPITGNIAQLNPDEIDDISVLKDAASTSLYGSRAANGVVLITTKKGKPGQTNISFNTFAGVQQVPQRGRVKMLNAVEFAQFKKEYYEDQGQAVPVEFQNPSQYEGKNNDWYNAVLRVAPIQSYNLSISNNTAKSNTSLVAGVFNQDGVVLNNKYKRYSLRMNSNYNISDKISVGFNVAPSYVYDNTPRTDGDRGTGILFNALHTWPVMPIYDANGELTKFNTFPGSTGNIFNYPNWVRAAQELTNETKNTNLLANAYVQYRPITGLTLKSTMNVEYLNSKFFFFNPSTATSAINVPIPTTAVSIRQSLENVSWLNENLATYAKSFNEHNFELLAGFTQQRFRQDFTRLQADTYADDRLPTIQGALNINRGGTNNGVNEWSLLSYLSRLTYNYKGKYLFTAAIRSDGSSRFGSGNRWGTFPSASVGWVVSDEDFLQPIQQISFAKVRASYGVIGNNNIGNYTQYALVNNTTNAVFGNNVATGAVVTSLANNNLGWETTKQFDMGLDLGLFNDRIQFIYDFYTKRTTNLLYAVQVPQESGFTNFNDNIGEIKFWGHEFSLTSKNTMGKLKWTTNANISFNRNRVLALAPGIDRVYSGIGFHITQVGQPFGQFYGMVKQGFYMNAEDLRNSPSIPGRSAVGTIKFKDVNGDGKITYGGDADDRAIIGSPFPKFIYGITNDLKYGNFDFSITGSGSYGNQLWVRHLYSTANLDAVFNMVEGVKDRFRVRSDGTVITPGKGMFGATNGGGNFTGVERDWHSSHFIADASYFTIKNITLGYNIGALNRLFKSARLYASVQQVYVFTKYWGGPNPETSANQAGDGPGDNLSQGVDFSNYPVPRTYTLGVNLNF, from the coding sequence ATGCTGCAAGCGAGCAGCGCACCGGCAGATGGACAACTGATTGCGATGCATTCGCCTAAAACGGCCCTGCCCTTTTCCCAGCCAACTGACGTAACCGTATCGGGGAAAGTGCTCGACGAAAAGGGGGGTGGGCTGCCCGGCGTGAGTGTACTCGTAAAAGGAACTACACAGGGCACGACCACCGATGCCACGGGTAGTTTCCGGCTTTCCGTGCCCAGTAGCCGGTCTACCCTGGTCTTTAGCTTTGTGGGCTATGCGAGCCGCGAAGTCGTGGTTGGCGATCAAACCACCATGAGCATTACGCTGACTCCCGACGACCAGACCCTGAACGAAGTAGTGGTCGTTGGTTACGGTAGCCAGTTGAAAAAAGAAGTAACCGGTGCCGTTCAGACGGTCAGTGCGCAGGAAATCAAAGATTTGCCCGTTTCGCAGATCGGTCAAAAGCTACAGGGCCGGTTAGCGGGGGTTCAGATCAACCAGACAACGGGTAAGCCAGGTCAGGGTATTTCTATCCGGATTCGCGGCCAGGTTTCGGTTACGGCCGGCAGTGATCCGCTGTATGTCATTGATGGATTCCCGATCACGGGTAACATTGCCCAACTGAACCCCGACGAAATTGATGACATTTCGGTTTTGAAAGATGCCGCGTCTACGTCGTTGTATGGTTCGAGGGCGGCCAACGGGGTCGTGCTGATCACCACCAAAAAAGGCAAGCCCGGTCAGACCAACATCAGCTTCAACACCTTCGCCGGGGTTCAGCAAGTGCCTCAGCGAGGCCGGGTAAAAATGCTGAATGCAGTTGAGTTCGCTCAGTTTAAGAAGGAATATTACGAAGATCAGGGTCAGGCCGTACCGGTTGAGTTTCAGAACCCGTCTCAGTACGAAGGCAAAAACAACGACTGGTACAATGCTGTACTTCGGGTTGCGCCTATTCAGAGCTATAACCTGAGCATTTCGAATAATACCGCGAAGTCCAACACGTCGTTAGTGGCGGGGGTCTTCAATCAGGACGGGGTTGTGCTCAACAACAAATACAAGCGATATTCGCTTCGGATGAACTCCAACTACAACATATCCGATAAGATATCGGTTGGGTTCAACGTTGCGCCTTCCTACGTGTATGACAATACGCCCCGAACCGATGGTGACCGTGGTACCGGTATCCTGTTTAACGCCCTGCACACCTGGCCGGTCATGCCGATCTATGATGCCAATGGCGAGCTGACCAAGTTCAATACGTTCCCGGGAAGCACCGGTAATATCTTCAACTACCCGAACTGGGTACGGGCTGCGCAGGAGCTGACAAACGAAACCAAAAACACCAACCTGCTTGCCAACGCCTATGTTCAGTACCGGCCGATTACGGGTTTAACGCTCAAATCGACCATGAACGTTGAATACCTGAACTCCAAGTTCTTTTTCTTCAACCCGTCGACGGCTACCAGCGCTATTAACGTTCCCATTCCAACCACGGCCGTTTCGATCCGGCAAAGTCTGGAAAACGTATCCTGGCTGAACGAAAACCTGGCTACCTACGCCAAGAGCTTTAACGAACACAATTTTGAGTTACTGGCTGGTTTCACCCAACAGCGTTTCCGGCAGGATTTTACCCGCCTTCAGGCCGATACCTACGCAGATGACCGGCTGCCGACTATTCAGGGTGCGCTGAATATCAACCGGGGTGGTACAAACAACGGCGTGAATGAATGGAGCCTGCTCTCCTACCTTTCCCGGTTGACTTACAACTACAAGGGCAAATACCTGTTTACGGCCGCTATTCGGAGTGATGGTTCGTCCCGGTTCGGATCGGGTAACCGCTGGGGTACGTTCCCCTCGGCTTCGGTCGGCTGGGTTGTTTCGGACGAGGATTTCCTACAGCCTATCCAGCAGATTTCGTTTGCTAAAGTGCGGGCCAGCTACGGCGTAATCGGGAACAACAACATTGGTAACTATACCCAATACGCGCTGGTCAACAACACCACGAATGCGGTATTTGGCAACAACGTTGCTACGGGCGCTGTCGTTACGTCACTGGCTAACAACAACTTAGGCTGGGAAACGACCAAGCAGTTTGATATGGGTCTTGACCTGGGTCTGTTCAACGACCGCATTCAGTTTATCTACGACTTCTATACCAAGCGCACCACGAATCTGCTTTACGCCGTGCAGGTTCCGCAGGAGTCGGGCTTTACGAACTTCAACGACAACATTGGTGAGATTAAGTTCTGGGGCCATGAGTTCTCGCTGACGAGCAAAAACACAATGGGTAAACTAAAGTGGACGACTAACGCCAACATTTCGTTTAACCGGAACCGGGTTCTCGCACTGGCACCCGGTATCGACCGGGTATACAGCGGCATTGGTTTCCACATCACTCAGGTTGGACAGCCTTTCGGCCAGTTCTATGGTATGGTTAAGCAGGGTTTTTACATGAACGCCGAAGACCTGCGAAATTCGCCAAGTATTCCGGGACGCTCAGCGGTTGGAACCATCAAATTTAAAGACGTGAACGGTGATGGCAAGATCACCTACGGTGGTGATGCCGACGACCGGGCGATTATCGGCAGTCCTTTCCCCAAATTCATCTACGGGATTACCAACGACCTGAAATACGGCAACTTTGATTTCTCGATTACGGGTTCGGGCTCATACGGAAATCAGCTGTGGGTTCGTCACCTCTATAGCACAGCTAACCTCGATGCCGTATTCAACATGGTGGAAGGCGTGAAAGATCGGTTCCGGGTTCGCAGTGACGGCACCGTGATTACTCCGGGTAAGGGCATGTTTGGCGCGACCAATGGCGGGGGTAACTTCACGGGTGTTGAGCGCGACTGGCACAGCAGCCAC